From a region of the Cyclopterus lumpus isolate fCycLum1 chromosome 5, fCycLum1.pri, whole genome shotgun sequence genome:
- the mmel1 gene encoding membrane metallo-endopeptidase-like 1, with translation MGKSESQMDIMEKSSKPGKRRWTFAEIGLSVLLLLVSCALAGLVVLYTSIVNEQSNKKNASRSSTSEGQLFRSNLNSVCTTADCVTAAARLLRNMDNSVEPCDNFYQYACGGWLERHVIPETSSRHSVFDILRDKLEIVLKGVLETEKEQDRNAIKKAKVLYNSCMNESLIEQRDAQPLLKLIESIGDWPVASDAWNTTTEEAWSLEDTLAKLTARFHKKVLLDMYVWTDDRDSRRHIIYIDQPGLGMPSRDYYFNDGNYKKVREAYLHFMVSIAKITREDRNLTQDDDRVWEEMMQVLELETDIANATSPAEERQDVTVLYYKTTLGELQSTFSFNGFNWTQFIQGVLSSVSVEVQREEEVVVYSSPYLEKMNNVLSKHSVRTMQNYLTWQLIIDRVNSLSRRFKDARARYRKTLYGTTVEDAWWRECVRYVQSSMENAVGALYVRETFAGESKQMVSDLIGKIQKAYVETLEELSWMDSPSKEKAREKAMAIKEHIGYPDHILQESNQKLDQEYTHLNFSEEHYFENILENLKSEAHKSLKKLREPVDPDLWIIGAAVVNAFYSPNRNQIVFPAGILQPPFFSKHQHQALNFGGIGMVIGHEITHGFDDNGRNFDMDGNMLNWWSNYSAEHFKEQSQCMVQQYGNFNWKLAGGQNVSGISTLGENIADNGGVRQAYKAYLKWVEMEGEEPRLPGLDMNHKQLFFLNFAQVWCGAYRPEYASQSIKTDSHSPLEYRVLGSLQNFEAFSEAFQCQKGSQMNPKRKCRVW, from the exons ATGGGCAAATCCGAAAGTCAAATGGATATCATGGAGAAATCAAGTAAACCAGGAAAGCGTCGTTGGACTTTTGCAGAAATCGGTCTGTCCGTCCTGCTGCTGTTGGTCAGCTGCGCCTTGGCCGGGCTGGTAGTCCTCTACACATCGATTGTGAACG AACAATCTAACAAGAAGAATGCGTCAAGGAGCTCAACAAGTGAAG GCCAGCTGTTTCGCTCCAACCTCAACAGTGTGTGCACAACTGCAGACTGTGTTACTGCAG CTGCTCGGCTCCTGCGGAACATGGATAATTCTGTGGAGCCGTGTGATAATTTTTACCAGTATGCTTGCGGGGGTTGGCTGGAGAGACACGTTATCCCAGAGACGAGCTCCCGCCACAGCGTCTTTGACATTTTGAGGGACAAGCTGGAGATTGTCCTCAAAG gtgtccttgagacagagaaagaacaGGACAGAAATGCCATCAAGAAGGCTAAAGTCCTTTACAACTCCTGCATGAATGAGA GCCTCATAGAGCAGCGTGAcgcccagcccctcctgaagcTCATTGAGAGTATTGGAGACTGGCCGGTGGCATCAGATGCCTGGAACACCACGACAG AGGAAGCATGGAGCCTTGAGGACACGCTGGCAAAGCTTACTGCTCGTTTCCACAAGAAGGTTCTGCTGGACATGTACGTGTGGACGGACGACCGAGACTCTCGGCGCCACATCATTTAT ATTGACCAACCAGGACTTGGAATGCCATCAAGAGACTATTACTTCAATGATGGAAACTACAAAAAG GTTCGAGAGGCCTACCTACATTTCATGGTTTCTATCGCAAAGATAACCCGAGAGGACAGAAACTTGACTCAGGATGATGACCGTGTGTGGGAGGAAATGATGCAAGTGCTGGAACTGGAGACAGACATCGCCAAT GCCACATCACCAGCAGAGGAGCGCCAAGATGTCACTGTTCTCTATTACAAGACGACACTTGGAGAGCTGCAGAGCACATTCAGCTTTAAT GGTTTTAACTGGACACAATTTATTCAAGGCGTGCTGTCCAGTGTGTCCGTTGAGGTGcagcgagaggaggaggtggtggtttACAGCTCCCCTTACCTTGAGAAGATGAACAACGTTCTCTCCAAACACAGTGTCAG AACTATGCAGAACTACCTCACCTGGCAGCTCATCATTGACAGAGTTAATAGCTTGAGTCGCCGTTTCAAAGACGCCAGAGCCCGTTACAGAAAG ACTCTCTATGGGACCACTGTGGAGGATGCTTGGTGGCGAGAATGTGTCCGTTATGTCCAGAGCAGCATGGAGAATGCAGTCGGAGCTCTGTATGTGCGTGAAACCTTCGCTGGTGAAAGTAAACAAATG GTCAGTGACCTTATCGGTAAGATCCAGAAAGCGTATGTGGAAACACTGGAAGAGTTGAGCTGGATGGACTCTCCCTCAAAGGAGAAGGCAAGAGAGAAG GCCATGGCAATCAAGGAGCATATTGGCTATCCGGATCATATTCTGCAGGAGAGCAACCAGAAGCTTGACCAGGAATACACTCAT CTGAATTTTAGTGAAGAGCACTACTTTGAAAACATTCTCGAGAACCTCAAGTCTGAAGCACACAAGAGTCTGAAGAAGCTCCGAGAACCAGTTGACCCTGACTT GTGGATCATTGGTGCTGCTGTGGTAAATGCATTCTACTCACCCAACAGAAACCAGATCG TGTTCCCAGCAGGAATCCTGCAGCCGCCTTTCTTCAGTAAACATCAGCACCAGGCCCTTAACTTTGGTGGAATAGGAATGGTTATTGGACATGAGATCACACACGGATTTGATGACAACG GGCGTAATTTTGACATGGATGGTAATATGCTAAACTGGTGGAGTAATTACTCTGCTGAGCATTTTAAAGAGCAGTCCCAGTGCATGGTGCAACAATATGGCAACTTCAACTGGAAGCTAGCGGGTGGGCAAAAC GTCAGTGGAATCAGCACTTTGGGGGAGAATATTGCAGACAATGGAGGCGTTCGTCAAGCTTATAAG gcTTATCTAAAgtgggtggagatggagggggaggagcctcgtCTACCTGGTCTAGACATGAATCACAAGCAACTTTTCTTTCTTAACTTTGCCCAA gtGTGGTGTGGTGCTTATCGGCCTGAGTATGCCAGCCAGTCCATCAAGACTGACTCACACAGTCCCTTGGAGTACAG GGTGCTTGGATCTCTCCAGAACTTCGAAGCCTTCTCAGAAGCTTTTCAATGCCAAAAGGGCAGTCAAATGAACCCCAAGCGGAAGTGTCGTGTCTGGTAG